Within Pseudomonas paeninsulae, the genomic segment TACCGGCCAGACGCAGCAGAACATCCATGCCAGACAGCTCTTACTTGATCGATGAAATCCGCGACATGCTGCTCGACTGCGGCCTGTTCAACAGCCTGCAGCCCAGCGAAGTACTCAGCGCGGCTGGCTATTTCAACATCAGCCGATATCAGCCGGATGCCATCATCTGCCACGAGGGCGATGCCGGCACCTTCATGTGCATCATCCACTTAGGCGCGGTGTCGATCCGCAAGACCAACTCCAGCGGCGAAACGGTCGAGATCGCCAAGCTGCGCAAGGGTCGCGCCTTCGGCGAAATGGCGGTACTGGACGGCGAAAGACGCTCGGCCAGTTGCATCGCCGTCAGCGATTGCAC encodes:
- a CDS encoding cyclic nucleotide-binding domain-containing protein gives rise to the protein MPDSSYLIDEIRDMLLDCGLFNSLQPSEVLSAAGYFNISRYQPDAIICHEGDAGTFMCIIHLGAVSIRKTNSSGETVEIAKLRKGRAFGEMAVLDGERRSASCIAVSDCTLLILARDSLEKMLHEAPKSAAQVIRAIAVAMSRRLRMVDGQLVEHQI